The proteins below come from a single Hyphomicrobium denitrificans ATCC 51888 genomic window:
- a CDS encoding alpha/beta hydrolase codes for MRSLSALLVSFFIAAMFAGPAMSWSDEDVTRDGLHGSLIVPYRGARSATVLILAGSGPVDRDGNLPGLRNDGLKLLARGLAERGIASLRIDKRGIGQSRTAAMREEDLRIQTYVDDAIGWMALLRARQDTGPIFILGHSEGALIATLAAQRVDVAGVILVAGAGEPAAALIGRQLSDAGVPEHLQTESKRISQSLARGVAVADVPLELTALYRASVQPYLMSWLQLDPATELARVKAPALIVQGTHDLQIRVEDAQRLAAGQPNSKLVSIEAMNHVLREAPKERAANLAIYGAFDQPLAPELVPAIASFIEAHAR; via the coding sequence ATGCGATCGCTGTCTGCGTTACTCGTGTCCTTTTTCATCGCCGCAATGTTTGCAGGACCAGCGATGTCATGGTCGGACGAAGATGTGACACGCGATGGTCTGCATGGCTCGCTGATTGTGCCGTATCGTGGCGCGCGATCTGCAACCGTTTTGATCCTCGCTGGATCGGGTCCGGTCGATCGAGATGGGAATTTGCCCGGTTTGCGCAACGACGGCCTGAAGCTTCTCGCTCGCGGGCTCGCAGAACGTGGCATCGCTTCTCTCCGTATCGATAAACGCGGTATCGGCCAAAGCCGAACCGCCGCGATGCGCGAGGAGGACCTGCGTATTCAAACGTATGTCGATGACGCAATCGGCTGGATGGCGTTGCTTCGTGCGCGTCAAGACACCGGTCCGATTTTCATTCTCGGCCACAGCGAGGGTGCTTTGATCGCGACGCTCGCGGCGCAGCGGGTGGATGTTGCCGGCGTCATTCTTGTCGCGGGAGCAGGCGAACCTGCCGCAGCGCTCATTGGACGGCAGCTTTCAGATGCTGGCGTTCCCGAACACCTTCAGACAGAGTCGAAAAGAATTTCACAAAGCTTGGCGCGCGGCGTTGCGGTTGCGGACGTGCCGTTGGAACTCACGGCGCTCTATCGCGCCAGCGTGCAGCCTTATCTCATGTCGTGGCTGCAGCTCGATCCCGCCACAGAGCTTGCGCGCGTCAAGGCTCCGGCTCTCATCGTGCAAGGCACGCATGATTTGCAGATCAGGGTCGAGGATGCGCAGCGTCTGGCGGCGGGGCAGCCGAATTCCAAGCTCGTTTCGATTGAAGCGATGAACCACGTCTTGCGAGAAGCGCCCAAGGAACGCGCCGCGAATCTTGCGATCTACGGCGCGTTCGACCAGCCGCTGGCGCCGGAACTCGTTCCGGCGATTGCGTCATTCATTGAAGCGCACGCTCGCTAG
- a CDS encoding DUF2189 domain-containing protein, with protein sequence MSSPRSQSAILHPILNPGTELRWPASGLWRDGEPEVRKITVADVRDALAQGIEDFREFPTHAFFACIIYPVVGLLLARLFFGYDVLPLIYPMAAGFALLGPFVAIGLYELSRRRELGLDNTPARAFDVLKRPGIGAILLLGLALTGIFVGWLYTANLIHTQLFGGEASTPQQFWDQLTTTAKGTHLIVVGNVVGFVFALVVLVTSVVSFPMLVDRDVSAGTAVRTSIRAALENPVPVAVWGLIVVIGLVLGAIPFLLGLAFVLPILGHATWHLYRKLVVPEKIEASERALQ encoded by the coding sequence ATGAGCAGCCCTAGATCACAGTCAGCAATCCTTCATCCCATCCTCAATCCAGGAACTGAACTTCGCTGGCCCGCATCCGGTCTCTGGCGGGACGGCGAGCCGGAAGTCCGCAAGATCACCGTTGCCGATGTGCGGGATGCGCTCGCCCAAGGCATTGAGGACTTTCGCGAGTTTCCGACACACGCCTTTTTCGCCTGCATCATTTATCCGGTCGTCGGACTCCTGCTGGCGCGGCTGTTCTTCGGCTACGACGTTTTGCCGTTGATCTATCCGATGGCCGCCGGCTTCGCGTTGCTCGGCCCCTTCGTCGCGATAGGCCTGTACGAATTGAGCCGCCGCCGGGAACTCGGTCTCGACAATACGCCCGCCCGAGCGTTCGACGTTCTGAAGAGACCCGGCATCGGCGCAATCCTGCTCCTCGGCTTGGCGCTTACCGGCATTTTTGTCGGATGGCTCTATACCGCCAACCTCATCCACACCCAGCTCTTTGGCGGTGAAGCATCGACACCGCAGCAATTCTGGGATCAGCTCACGACAACCGCGAAAGGCACGCACCTCATCGTCGTCGGCAACGTCGTCGGCTTCGTCTTCGCGCTCGTCGTGTTGGTAACCAGCGTCGTCTCGTTCCCAATGCTCGTGGACCGTGACGTCAGCGCAGGCACGGCGGTCAGAACGTCGATCCGCGCCGCCCTTGAAAATCCCGTGCCTGTGGCGGTGTGGGGATTGATCGTTGTGATCGGACTGGTGCTGGGCGCGATACCGTTCCTGTTGGGCCTCGCCTTCGTGCTGCCAATCCTCGGACACGCGACCTGGCATTTGTATCGGAAGCTTGTCGTGCCCGAGAAAATCGAAGCTAGCGAGCGTGCGCTTCAATGA